The following nucleotide sequence is from Candidatus Dormiibacterota bacterium.
CGGATCTGGGTGTTCGCCACCTCGACCTCGCGCTTCTGCAGCTCGATCTCGGCCAGCTGCTCCTTCTGCTGGGCGTAGAGGCGGGCGTTGTCGATGCTGATCGCCGCCTGGTTGGCGATGATCCCGACCATCGCCTGCTCCAGGCTGGTGAAGGGCTGGACCGTGCGCCGGGCCAGGCAGAGGGCGCCCACCAGGTGCCGGGGCGACTCCAGCGGCATCACCAGGGTGGAGCGGGGGGCGTAGGCGAGGTCGAGGGTCTTGAAGCGCTGGTCCCTGGTGGCGTCGTCGACGGCCACGGTGGTGCGATGCTTGACCGCCCAGCCCACGATGCCCTCGCCGACGTCGAAGCGGGCCACCCGGCCCACGCTCTCCACATAGGGAAAGGTGGCCATGGCCGCGAGCGTGCGCCCCTCGGGATCGGCGAGGAACACCGTGGCGGCGTCGCAGGCGACCAGTTGGGAGGTCGCCTTGAGCATGAAGTCGATCGTCTCCTTCAGCTCCAGCGACGAGGTGAAGAGCTTCCCCACCTGACCCAGCAGGTCGACTATTACCTTGTCATCCATCCGACCGGCGAGTATAAGCGACACTCTGCCGAATTCAGACATGGGGGGACAGACCGCCGGTCGGGTTCGTTTCCGGCGGCGCGAATCAGCCCGGGCGGGCCTTGAGCTCCTCGATGACCTGGCCGATGACCTTGAGGGCGTCGCCGACGATCCCCAGATCGGCGAGCTTGAAGATCGGGGCCTCGGCGTCCTTGTTGATCGCGACGATGTTCTTGGCCCCCTTCATCCCCACGGTGTGCTGCATCGCCCCGCTGATGCCGCAGGCGATGTAGACGGTGGGCTTCACGGTCTTGCCGGTCTGGCCGACCTGCATCGCGTAGGGCACCCAGCCCGCGTCGACCACGGCGCGGCTGGCGCCGACCGCCCCGCCCACCAGGGAGGCGAACTCCTCGAGCAGAGCGAAGTTCTTGGGGTCGCCGAGCCCGCGGCCGCCGCTGATGACGATCGGCGCCTCCTCGAGCTTGGGGCCGGTGGCCTTGTCGACCACCCGCTCGACCACCCTCGCCGACCGGTGCCGGTCGGCGATGGGCACCTCGACGGGGACGATCGTGGGGGCGCCGCCACCGGAGGGCTCGGCTGCGAACGACTTGGGCCGGATCAGCACGAGCGCGGGCCCCTTCCCCTCGAACCGGGTGCTGACGTTCTGGCTGGCACCGAAGATCGAGCTCTCGACGCTGATGCCGCCGTCGACGCTGACGTCCAGGCCGTTGGAGATCACCGGCACGTCGAGCTTGGCGGCGAGCCGGCCGGCCACGTCGCGGCTGGTGTACGTGGTCGGGAAGAGGATGAGGTCGGGCGAGTGCTCGCCCGCCAGCGCGGCCAGGGCGTCGGCGCCGGGCCCGCCGAGGAGCAGGTCGGTGTAGCCGGGATCGGTGCCCGCGTACACGGTGGTGGCGCCGTGGTCGCCCAGCGCGGCCGCGGCCGACCCGGCCTCGGGGCTGAGGCACACCGCCTCGACGGTGCCACCCAGGGCGCGGGCCCGGGTGAGCAGCTCGAGGGCGGGCGTGATCGGCTGTCCGTCGAGGACCTCGGCGAAGACCCAGACCCGGTTCAGTGCCATGGCTCAGATCACCTTCTTGGCGGCGAGGAACTCGACGACGCGGTGGGCGGCGGTGCCGTCGTCCTCCACGACCTCCCCCGCCTTGCGCTGCTCGGCGGCCTGGACGGAGACGATCGCCTGTCCCGGCGCCAGCCCGTCGAGGCCCAGGTCGGCGACGGTGAGGCGGTCGACCGGCTTCGACTTGGCGGCCATGATCCCCTTGAGCGAGGGGTAGCGGGGCTCGTTGACTCCGGCGGTGACGCTGACCACCGCGGGCAGGCTCGCCTCGACGTTGTCGTATCCGGCCTCGGTCTGGCGGCGCACCTTCAGGGAGGTGCCATCGCACTCCACCGTCTTGGCGAAGGTCACCGCGGGGACGCCGAGGTACTCGGCCAGCGCCTGCGGGACCACCCCGGTGTAGCCGTCGGTCGACTCCGTGGCCGTGATCACCAGGTCGAAGCCCTCGCGCGCGATCGCCGCGGCGAGCACCCTGGCGGTGGTCAGCGCGTCGGCCCCGGCGAGCGACGGGTCGCTGACCAGCACCCCCTTCGCGGCACCCATGGCGAGCGCCTTGCGGATCGCGTCGAGCCCCTTCTCGGGCGCCATCGACACCACCGTGACCTGGCCGCCATTGGCCTCGGCAAGCTGGAGCCCCGCCTCGATCCCGAACTCGTCGCCCGGATCGAGGACCACCTCGACACCGTCGCGCCTGAGGTTGTGGGTGGTGGGGTCGAGCTGGCCCACCGAGTTGGGATCGGGGACCTGCTTGACACAGACGACGACGTTCATGAGCGCTCCCGTGCTTTCCTCGCCCTGGCCCGGGACGCGGCCTGCTGCGCTCCCAAACCGGCGGCGCTACTCTACCGAATCGGTTCTGCGCAACGGCCTCGGGACTATTGAGCCGGCGGGCCCTTGGCCCCCTGGGGCAGCGGCGGAAGGTAGGGCGCGGGGTCGGTGGGGGTGCGGTCGACGCGCACCTCGAAGTGGGTGTGCGGCCCGGTGGAGTTGCCGGAGGAGCCGACCAGCCCGATCAGCTGCCCCTGCTTCACCTGGTCACCGGGGTGGACGCCGAAGGTCTGCAGGTGCCCGTACAGGGTGAAGGTGTGGGCGTCGTGGGCGATGATCACGTGGTCGCCGTAGCCCTCCGAGCTCCGCGACGCGGCCACCACCACGCCGTCCGCGGCGGCGTAGACCGGACGCCCGAAGGGGGTGGCCAGGTCGATGCCGGTGTGGAAGTGGGGGTATCCGAAGTACGGCGGCTCGAAGGGATAGCCGCACGGTCCCCAGTACTGGCTGATCTCCGAGCCCGGCACCGGCCAGATGAAGCGCGCCTGTCCGGGCGGCGGCGGGGGCGCCGTGCCCACGAAGAGGTGGTGCTTGTAGTAGTACTCGCCCTCGTCCCAGGCGGCCTGCTCGGCGGCGAGGATGGCACGGTCGATCTCCTGGATACGGAGCTCGGCGATCGACTGGGCGAGGGCGGCGTCCTGGGCGTCGGCGGCGGCGATCTCGGCGTTGGCGGCGTTGATGCCGCTCCCCAGGCTGGCGATCAGCGCCTGCTCCTTGGCCACCTGCGCGGTGAGCTGGCGCTGCTGGTCGGCCAGCCGGGCGGCGGCCTGCCGGGCGGCGTCGGCGTCGGCGGCCGCGGCCGCCGCCGCGGCCACGGCGGCGCCGAGGTCCTCGCGCACCTTGCGCACCAGCTCGGTGCCACGGTCGGTGAGGTGGCTGAGGATGGCGGCCCGGGAGAGCAGCTCGCCGAACGACCCGCTGTTCACCAGGTACTCGAGGAAGCTCTCGGAGTGCACGTACCGGCTGCGCACGAAGGCGGAGAGCAGCGCCCGGTCGGCAACGGCCTGCCGCTCGAACTCCGCCTGACGCACCCGTTCCCGGCCCTCGCGGACGGTGGCGTCGTGGTAGGCCTGCTCGGAGGCGCCGATCTGGGTGATCGTCTCGGCGATCGTCTTGCGGTTCGCCGTCACCAGCGAGGCCAGGCTCTGCTGCTGGTCCTGGGCGGCCTGCACCCCGGCGTTGAGCTTCTTCTTGGTGGCATCGATCGACGACCGGCGCCGCATCGCGTCCTGGAGCTGCTGCGCCAGCGGGTCGGACGGCGTCGGCGCCGCGGTGGGCGTGGCCCGGGGCCGGGGCGGCGCGGTGCGCGCCGACACCTCCGGCACCCCCAGCGCCATGAGCATCAGCGCGATCGGGATCGCCATCCGCCGCCGTCTCCCCCCCGGCGCGTGGACGTTCATTCGGAGCCCGCCTTCCCAATCCTTCCTGCGGGGCCGTCCCGGTACACTCGGCCGATGCAGAAGAAGCAGTACTCCGCGCCGGCCCAGGTGATCGACCCGTCGGTCAAGTATGAGGCAACGATAGCAACCGACAGGGGCGACATCGTGCTCTCCCTGGACGCTGCGCGCGCACCCAAATCCGTCAACAACTTCGTCTTCCTCGCCCGCGACGGCTTCTACGACGGGCTCAGCTTCCACCGGGTGGTCGATGATTTCGTCATCCAGGGCGGATGCCCCGAGGGAACCGGACGCGGCGGTCCCGGCTATCGCTTCGAGGATGAGCCGGTGCAGGGCGAGTACATCCCCGGTGCGCTGGCAATGGCCAACGCCGGCCCCAACACCAACGGCTCGCAGTTCTTCATCTGCACCGTGGACGACCGGCACAAGCTGGGCAAGTCCTACAACCTCTTCGGCCAGGTGGTGAAGGGGATGGAGGTGGTCGGCAGCATCCGCCAGGGCGACGTGATGCGCTCGGTGACGATCCGAGAGGCGTAGCGGGCGCGCTGATGGCTCCCGGCCTGCTCGCCGTCCACGCCCACGCCGATGACGAGACCATCACCATGGGCGGCACCCTCGCCCATTACGCCTCCCGCGGGGTGCGGACCGCCAACGTCTGCTGCACCGACGGACGGCTGGCGACGATCGTCGATCCCACGATGGTCGAGGAGGAGGTGCGGCCGCGCCTGGGCGAGGTGCGCCACGCCGAGCTGCAGGCGGCCCTCGACATCCTCGGCGTCGGCGAGCTGCACTGGCTCGGCTACCACGACTCCGGGATGGAGGGGGCGGACAGCAACCGGGACCCCGACACCTTCTGGATGACCCCGCTCGACACCGTCGTGCGGCGGCTGGTGGGGGTCATTCGCGAGTTCCGCCCCGACGTGGTGGTGACCTATGACGCGTTCGGCGCCTACGGCCATCCCGACCATGTCCAGGCCCACCGGGCCACCGTGCTGGCGGTCGAGGCCGCCGGGCACCCACGGGTCTATCCCGAGGTGGGCACGCCCTGGCAGGTCTCCAAGCTGTACTACACCGCCTTCGCCCGCTCCACGGTGGTGAGGATCATCGAGCTGGCCAGGCGGGCGGGCATGGAGAGCCCCTTCGGCGAGAATCCGGAGAACGTCGAGTTCGGCACCCCCGACGAGCTGATCACCGCCCGGATCGAGTGCGGCGAGTTCCAGGGGGTCAAGCGCCGGGCGCTGGTCGCCCACCGCAGCCAGATCAGCGCCGAGTTCCCACTGATGCGGATGCCCGAGGAGGTGCTGCGCGAGCACTTCCCCACCGAGCACTTCACCCTGGCGCTCTCCCGGGTGCCGGTGCACCCCCCCGAGGACGACCTCTTCGCCGGCATCGCCGGGTAGCCGGGTAGCCGGGAGCCCGGCCGCCCAGGGCAGGGGGACCTACGGGATGACCGGGCTGGCGAGGTCGGCGGAGACCGCGATCACCGGCACGGTGCCGCCGCCGCCGAGCTCGAAGACGTACACGGGGACGAGCCACGCCTCGGTCCCGCCGGCGCGGTAGCCCCAGCCGAGGCCGAGGTGCACGCCGGTCACGGTGACCACCACGGGCGGCGGCGCCGGGGAGGAGGTGGGGCCGGGCACCGGGGGGAGCGGGCCCGAGGAGGGTGCGGGCACCGGCGCCCCCGGCAGCGGCGTCGCCGGCTCCACCTGACCCTTCGTGGGCTGCGCGACCGCCACCGGCGGCAGCGCCTGCGAGACCCCGGTCGCGCCGTTGCCGACGCCCATCATCGGCACCGGGCCGGGGCCGCCGCGAAGCGTCCAGGCGCCCCCCTGGCGAAGCCGGTCGAGCCCGGCGGTCACCCCGACCAGCGGGTAGTCACCGGCGCCTGCCGGGCCCGCGAGCCATCCCGAGGCACCCAGCAGCGCGGCGTGGGGGCCGACCGTCACCGACCAGGGGGAGGAGATCACCGAGACCCCGCCGACCGCCGGGGAGACGCTCACGAACCACTCGGAGACGCCCCCGGAGCTGGCGACGGTGGCGCCGCCGAGGTCGAGGCCGGCGCCGGTGAGGGCGGTGCGCGCCCGCTGCTCGGCGTCCGCCCGCGAGGGCAGGCCGGGCACCGCGGTGGGGACCGGACAGGGGACGGGAGGGATGGCCGGCGGGGGGATGCTCAGCGGAGGGCGCGGAGCCGCCGGAGCGCTGCCGGGGGCGCTCCCCGGAGCGCTGACGCCGCCGGGCACGGCCACCGCGCATCCCGAGGAGCTGATGCCCGAGGAGCCGCTCTGGGCCAGCGTCCAGGGGAGGCCGGCGCTGCGCCGCACCGTGAGGACCGACCCGGAGCCGGTCACGCTCCATCCCGAGCTGTCGCCCGTGACCGCGCCGTCCAGCCCCAGCGCCCGGGCGAGGCGGCCCACCCGGTCGTCGGTGGTCGTCGCCGCCAGCCGGTAGGCGGTGGCGTGGGCGGCGAGCGCGGGCAGCGCGCCCTCGACCCGGTACTCGACCCGGCCGGGCAGGATGGCCGGCTGGGGCAGCCCCATCGCTCCCGAGGTGCCGGCCGCCGAGCCCGAGAGCGCGGGGATCCGGGAGGGCGGCGCGGTGGAGCTGCGCCCCCCGCATCCGGCGATCACGACGGCGGCGGCCAGGAGGCCGGCCAGCGGGGGGAGGCGGTGAGTGGTCATGGTCGTGAAGACGGCGGCGGGGCCGGTTCGGTTCCCGCGCGGCGCTAGCTCGCCGCCGCCTCCGGCGCCACCAGCCGGTGGAGGGCGAGCTGGGCCTCGCGGAGATGGTGCTCCATCGTGGCCGCCGCCCGGGCGCCGTCGCCGTCGGTGATGGCCTCGAGGACGGCGCGGTGCTCGGAGACCGAGTCCTGCTGCAGCTCCTGCTTCTCCACCGCCGCCATCGGGGTGAAGAGCCGGCTGCGGGCCCGCTCCACCGCCTCGTAGAGATAGGGGTTGCGCGACGCCGCGGCGATGGTCAGGTGGAAGATCGAGTCGGCGCGGTGGAACTCGCCGACCCCCTCCCGCCCCCGCAGCGCGGCGCGTTCGAGCCCGTCGATCGACAGCTGGAGGCGGCGCAGGTCGTCGTCGGTGCGGCGCTCGGCGGCGAGCCGCGCGGCGCCGGGCTCGATCACCATCCGCAGCTCGAGGATGCGGTCGAAGGCGCCGGTCTGCCGCTGCAGCTCGGCCCTCATCTCGACCGCGGATCGCCGCTGCCCGAGGATCACCGCGCCGCCACCGGCGCCCCGCCTGCGCTCGATCAGCCCCTCGCCCTGGAGGATGCCGAGGGCGTCGCGGAGGGTGACCCGCGAGACCCCGAGCTGCTCGGCGAGGACCCGCTCCGGGGGCAGCCGCTCGCCGGCGGGGAGCAGGCCCAGGCGGATCCGCTGGCGCAGCCGCAAAGCCACCTGCTCGTACGCGGAGGTGGTGGCGATGGGGGTGTCGCTCGCCGCCTCGGCCGCCCCCACCCCGCCGTCGGGGTCGTCACCGGGCGCGACCTTCAGCCAGTCCGGGATGGGCGGTTCGGACAGTCCCCGGGGCACGAGACACAGGTATAACCGAACCCACCAGCTGTGGTCAATTGGCTTGACCTCAATACCTTTCTAAAGTATGTTTTCAATACCTTAGAGGCCCTCACTCGGACGGTCGACACGGCAGAACGCGCCACTTCCACCCGGAGGGAATGGACGTGAACCTGGGAGCTCTCGTGATCCTGGTGCTGATCCTGCTGTTCGTGGCCAGCGTCGGCTCGCTGCACATCGGCGGCTGTCCCGGCAACCAGCCGGGGATCTGCATCAGCTGGCAGAACTGACCGGGGCCGCGGCCCCGGCAGGCTCCGAGGTCAGGCGCGCTCCACGATCATCGCGATTCCCTGGCCGCCGCCGATGCACATCGCCGCGAGGCCCAGCACAACGTCCCGCTTCTGCATCTCGTGGAGCAGGGTGGTGAGGATCCGGGTGCCGCTGGCACCGATCGGATGGCCGAGGGCGATCGCGCCGCCGTTCACGTTCAGCCGGTCCTCGGGCACCGCGAGCTCGCGGCCGACCGCGACCGACTGGGCGGCGAAGGCCTCGTTGAGCTCGAAGAGGTCGATGTCGCGCGCCTCGACCCCGGCCTTCGCCATCGCGCGGCGGGCCGAGGGCACCGGGCCCATGCCCATGATCCGCGGCTCCACGCCGGCCGAGGCGTAGCTGCGGATCCGCGCCAGTGGGGTGCGGCCCTCGGCCTTCGCCCGCGACGCGCTCATCACCACCACCGCGGCGGCGCCGTCGTTGATCCCGCTGGCGTTGCCCGCGGTCACGCTGCCCGCCTTGTCGAAGGCCGCCCGCAGCGCCGCCAGCGACTCCGCGGTGGTCTGGGGCCGGGGGTGCTCGTCGACCTCGACGGTGACCGTCTCCTTCCGCTTCTTCACCGGGACCGGGACGATCTCGTCCCTGAAGCGGCCGCTGGCCATCGCCTCGCCGGCCTTGCGCTGGGACTCCGCGGAGAAGGCGTCCTGGTCGGCGCGGCTGACCTCGAACTCCCTGGCCACGTTCTCGGCGGTGATGCCCATGTGGCAGTCGTCGAAGGCGCACCAGAGCCCGTCACGGATCATCACGTCGACCAGCTGGCCGTGGCCGAGCCGGTAGCCGTAGCGGCCGCTGTCCATCAGGTAGGGCGCGCGGGTCATGTTCTCCATGCCACCCGCGACCACCACCTCGGCGTCGCCGAGGCGCACCGCCTGGGCGGCGAGGGCGACGGTCTTGAGGCCCGAGCCGCAGACCTTGTTGACGGTCATCGAGGGGATGCCGGTGGACAGGCTGGCCCCGATCGCCGCCTGGC
It contains:
- a CDS encoding electron transfer flavoprotein subunit alpha/FixB family protein; the protein is MALNRVWVFAEVLDGQPITPALELLTRARALGGTVEAVCLSPEAGSAAAALGDHGATTVYAGTDPGYTDLLLGGPGADALAALAGEHSPDLILFPTTYTSRDVAGRLAAKLDVPVISNGLDVSVDGGISVESSIFGASQNVSTRFEGKGPALVLIRPKSFAAEPSGGGAPTIVPVEVPIADRHRSARVVERVVDKATGPKLEEAPIVISGGRGLGDPKNFALLEEFASLVGGAVGASRAVVDAGWVPYAMQVGQTGKTVKPTVYIACGISGAMQHTVGMKGAKNIVAINKDAEAPIFKLADLGIVGDALKVIGQVIEELKARPG
- a CDS encoding electron transfer flavoprotein subunit beta/FixA family protein — encoded protein: MNVVVCVKQVPDPNSVGQLDPTTHNLRRDGVEVVLDPGDEFGIEAGLQLAEANGGQVTVVSMAPEKGLDAIRKALAMGAAKGVLVSDPSLAGADALTTARVLAAAIAREGFDLVITATESTDGYTGVVPQALAEYLGVPAVTFAKTVECDGTSLKVRRQTEAGYDNVEASLPAVVSVTAGVNEPRYPSLKGIMAAKSKPVDRLTVADLGLDGLAPGQAIVSVQAAEQRKAGEVVEDDGTAAHRVVEFLAAKKVI
- a CDS encoding peptidoglycan DD-metalloendopeptidase family protein, which produces MAIPIALMLMALGVPEVSARTAPPRPRATPTAAPTPSDPLAQQLQDAMRRRSSIDATKKKLNAGVQAAQDQQQSLASLVTANRKTIAETITQIGASEQAYHDATVREGRERVRQAEFERQAVADRALLSAFVRSRYVHSESFLEYLVNSGSFGELLSRAAILSHLTDRGTELVRKVREDLGAAVAAAAAAAADADAARQAAARLADQQRQLTAQVAKEQALIASLGSGINAANAEIAAADAQDAALAQSIAELRIQEIDRAILAAEQAAWDEGEYYYKHHLFVGTAPPPPPGQARFIWPVPGSEISQYWGPCGYPFEPPYFGYPHFHTGIDLATPFGRPVYAAADGVVVAASRSSEGYGDHVIIAHDAHTFTLYGHLQTFGVHPGDQVKQGQLIGLVGSSGNSTGPHTHFEVRVDRTPTDPAPYLPPLPQGAKGPPAQ
- a CDS encoding peptidylprolyl isomerase; translated protein: MQKKQYSAPAQVIDPSVKYEATIATDRGDIVLSLDAARAPKSVNNFVFLARDGFYDGLSFHRVVDDFVIQGGCPEGTGRGGPGYRFEDEPVQGEYIPGALAMANAGPNTNGSQFFICTVDDRHKLGKSYNLFGQVVKGMEVVGSIRQGDVMRSVTIREA
- a CDS encoding PIG-L family deacetylase gives rise to the protein MAPGLLAVHAHADDETITMGGTLAHYASRGVRTANVCCTDGRLATIVDPTMVEEEVRPRLGEVRHAELQAALDILGVGELHWLGYHDSGMEGADSNRDPDTFWMTPLDTVVRRLVGVIREFRPDVVVTYDAFGAYGHPDHVQAHRATVLAVEAAGHPRVYPEVGTPWQVSKLYYTAFARSTVVRIIELARRAGMESPFGENPENVEFGTPDELITARIECGEFQGVKRRALVAHRSQISAEFPLMRMPEEVLREHFPTEHFTLALSRVPVHPPEDDLFAGIAG
- a CDS encoding FadR/GntR family transcriptional regulator; the protein is MPRGLSEPPIPDWLKVAPGDDPDGGVGAAEAASDTPIATTSAYEQVALRLRQRIRLGLLPAGERLPPERVLAEQLGVSRVTLRDALGILQGEGLIERRRGAGGGAVILGQRRSAVEMRAELQRQTGAFDRILELRMVIEPGAARLAAERRTDDDLRRLQLSIDGLERAALRGREGVGEFHRADSIFHLTIAAASRNPYLYEAVERARSRLFTPMAAVEKQELQQDSVSEHRAVLEAITDGDGARAAATMEHHLREAQLALHRLVAPEAAAS
- a CDS encoding acetyl-CoA C-acetyltransferase translates to MEDAVIVSACRTPIGTMGGVFMDVPAVQLGGIAVEEAIRRAGIDPETVEEVLMGNVLQAGLGQNPARQAAIGASLSTGIPSMTVNKVCGSGLKTVALAAQAVRLGDAEVVVAGGMENMTRAPYLMDSGRYGYRLGHGQLVDVMIRDGLWCAFDDCHMGITAENVAREFEVSRADQDAFSAESQRKAGEAMASGRFRDEIVPVPVKKRKETVTVEVDEHPRPQTTAESLAALRAAFDKAGSVTAGNASGINDGAAAVVVMSASRAKAEGRTPLARIRSYASAGVEPRIMGMGPVPSARRAMAKAGVEARDIDLFELNEAFAAQSVAVGRELAVPEDRLNVNGGAIALGHPIGASGTRILTTLLHEMQKRDVVLGLAAMCIGGGQGIAMIVERA